AACTTCTCGAGCGAAGAGCGCCCGACGAGAAAACGCCCGACGACTGGTGCTACGTGCATAACTTTGCAAAACCGCACCGTCCTCTTGCTCTGCGCCTTCCGGCAGGAATGGGCGTGCGGCTACGCGAAGACATGAGCCATCTGCTTGAAGATCTGAAAACGGGCATACCGGCCGCCTTTGAAAGCGACGAGTTTCGCATGCGACTCTCACAGATTGAAGATCAGTTCAACGAGAAGCAGAATAAAACACTGGAAGAGATCGGTAAAGATGCGGCCTCACAGAAGATAGCCCTTCTACGGACGCCGGGCGGATTCTCGCTTGCTCCGCTGAATCCCGACAAACTCGACGACGTTCTCTCACCCGAGCAGTACATGAGCCTGCCCGAAGATCATCGCCGCCATCTTGAAGCCGAAGTGGAACGCCTGCAGCAGAGGCTTCAGGAGGCCATCCGGCAGTTTCACGTCTGGCGACGCGAAAGGGCCGATCGGCTGCGTGCGTTAAGCGAAGAGGCCGTCCAATTCGCCGTCGGTCATAGCATGAGCGATCTGCGCACGTCCTGGGCGCAGTACCCTGACGTGCTCACATATCTTGAAGCGGTGAAGAAAGACGCCGTCGAGCACATGCAGGATTTCAGACCGCCCGAGGCAGGCGTTCCGCAAGAAACCGATTTCACACGCTACAGCGTTAACCTTGTCGTCGATCATGCCTCCAACGGAGGGGCTCCCGTTATTTATGAAGAGTCGCCGACGCATCCGAATCTGATCGGGCGAGTCGAACATATCGCCCAGCTTGGCGCCCTGATCACGAACTTTACGCTGATCAAAGCAGGCGCTCTACATCGAGCGGCCGGCGGCTATCTGATCCTCGACGCTCAGAAGCTGCTGATGCAGCCCTTTGCCTATGAGGCTTTAAAACGCACGCTCTCTACGGGCGAGATACGTATCGAATCTCCGGGTCAGATCTATGGCATGGTCAGCACGGTGTCGCTTGAGCCCGAGCCCATTCCCTTCGCCGGCCGCGTGATCCTCGTCGGCGATCGTTCGCTTTATTATCTGCTCTCGGCCTATGATCCGGAATTCCGGGAGCTTTTCAAGATCGCCGCCGACCTTGAAGACGAGATTCCGCGCACCGACGATAACCATCTGCTGATGTGCCGCTTTATCGCCTCGCTCTGCCGGCGTGAGAATCTTCTGCCCTTTGATCGCAGCGGAGCGGCCCGTATTATAGAGGCTTCGGGACGCATGGCCGACGATCAGCAAAAGCTTTATACACACGCCGAATCGCTCTGCGATCTGATTCGCGAAGCCGATCATTTCGCACGCAAGAACGGACATGCACACGTCCTGGCCGATGATGTCGATCTTGCGCGCAATGCCCGCGAAAGGCGTCTCGGTCGCATTCGCGAAATGCTCATTGAGCAGATTCTGCGCGGAACAATGCGTATCGATTCCGATGGAGCGGTCATCGGTCAGGTGAACGGCCTTTCCGTTCTTTCGACGGGCGACACCTCGTTCGGCACGCCTACGCGCATTACGGCGACGGTGCGTCCGGGTGAAGGCGAGGTGCTTGATATACAACGCGAGGTCAAGCTCGGCGGAGCGCTGCACTCTAAAGGGGTATTAATACTCAGCTCTTTTCTCGGCAGACGCTACGGGCTTCAGGGCTCGCTCTCCCTTTCGGCCAGCCTGGTCTTCGAACAGACCTACGGCATGGTCGACGGAGACAGCGCCTCAACGGCCGAGCTCTGCGCCATCCTTTCGGCGACGGCCGGTATTCCCATTCTACAGCGTTATGCAATCACCGGCTCGGTCGATCAGTTCGGGAACGTTCAGGCGATCGGCGGCGTGAACGAAAAGATCGAGGGATTCTTCACCATCTGCTCCAAACGAGGGTTAACCGGAAGCCAGGGAGTCGTCATCCCCGAGACGAACGTGCCTCATCTCATGCTGCGGGACGAAGTCGTCGAGGCGGTGAAAGACGGACGTTTTCATATTTACGCCGTAAGAACGGTCGACGAGGCGCTTGAGATCCTGACGGGAGAGTCGGCCGGCGTGGCCGATGAACAGGGGGCCTTTCCCGAAAGCTCGATCAACGGCCGGGTCTTTCAAAGACTGAAAGAGTTCGCAGATCTGCGAAAGCGCCTGCGTGAAGAGCAGAAACCCGGCGTTTCTCCGTCCGAAGAGTCGACCACGCCCTCCGAGGCGGGAGAGGCATGAGACGCCGTATCGTTCTTTCGATCGATAGCTCGTCGCGCGGACGAAAAGCCGTGCACTGGGCCGTGCGCGCCGCCTCTACTCTACAACTTGACCTCACCGGGCTATTTCTTGAAGACGAACGTATACTGCGTATGGCATCGCTTCCGCTCACGAAGGAGCTCGGTCTCCTGGCGGGCGATGTGCGAGCCTTTGAAACCACCGATGTCGAACGCCATCTGCGCCGTGAGGCGAGAGAACTGGAAATTCTTCTCAAGCGGTTAACGCAGCAGTACCGACTCTCGTTCAGCTTTGAAACGGTTCGCGGAGATCCCTTTCAGGCCATGCACAGCCGCCGCCAGGGTGATGATATGCTGCTTCTGGGATTCTTCGACACGCGAGTGCATTCTATCGACTGGGCCCGGCAAAAATCTTCGGGCCCCATCGCAGTCTTTATCGACGACGAAACGCATTCAAAACAAACGCTGGCCGTCGCCGAAAGACTGGCAAAACAGGAACGGCGACCGCTGCTGATTCTGCATCCGACCGCTTTATCGGCCGACGCGCTGACGAAACTGGTCGGCACGCTACAGGTGCCGATCCAAACGCAGTCCGTTTCGGGAATCGAGCAGCTTGTGCAAAGGGCCCGCCTCTTTCATGCCGACCTGCTTGTTTTGCCCGACGGCGGCCGGCTCGGTGATCCGAC
This region of Leptonema illini DSM 21528 genomic DNA includes:
- a CDS encoding universal stress protein codes for the protein MRRRIVLSIDSSSRGRKAVHWAVRAASTLQLDLTGLFLEDERILRMASLPLTKELGLLAGDVRAFETTDVERHLRREARELEILLKRLTQQYRLSFSFETVRGDPFQAMHSRRQGDDMLLLGFFDTRVHSIDWARQKSSGPIAVFIDDETHSKQTLAVAERLAKQERRPLLILHPTALSADALTKLVGTLQVPIQTQSVSGIEQLVQRARLFHADLLVLPDGGRLGDPTYLQLLAGEIPVLLV
- a CDS encoding Lon protease family protein, whose product is MPDSLPFETTADLADLPGGLGQERAEEAADFALSMRSPGYNVFVLGPTGSGRRKLIFQLLERRAPDEKTPDDWCYVHNFAKPHRPLALRLPAGMGVRLREDMSHLLEDLKTGIPAAFESDEFRMRLSQIEDQFNEKQNKTLEEIGKDAASQKIALLRTPGGFSLAPLNPDKLDDVLSPEQYMSLPEDHRRHLEAEVERLQQRLQEAIRQFHVWRRERADRLRALSEEAVQFAVGHSMSDLRTSWAQYPDVLTYLEAVKKDAVEHMQDFRPPEAGVPQETDFTRYSVNLVVDHASNGGAPVIYEESPTHPNLIGRVEHIAQLGALITNFTLIKAGALHRAAGGYLILDAQKLLMQPFAYEALKRTLSTGEIRIESPGQIYGMVSTVSLEPEPIPFAGRVILVGDRSLYYLLSAYDPEFRELFKIAADLEDEIPRTDDNHLLMCRFIASLCRRENLLPFDRSGAARIIEASGRMADDQQKLYTHAESLCDLIREADHFARKNGHAHVLADDVDLARNARERRLGRIREMLIEQILRGTMRIDSDGAVIGQVNGLSVLSTGDTSFGTPTRITATVRPGEGEVLDIQREVKLGGALHSKGVLILSSFLGRRYGLQGSLSLSASLVFEQTYGMVDGDSASTAELCAILSATAGIPILQRYAITGSVDQFGNVQAIGGVNEKIEGFFTICSKRGLTGSQGVVIPETNVPHLMLRDEVVEAVKDGRFHIYAVRTVDEALEILTGESAGVADEQGAFPESSINGRVFQRLKEFADLRKRLREEQKPGVSPSEESTTPSEAGEA